The Duganella sp. BuS-21 sequence CGTTGATGGTGTACAGGCCGACCAGCTGGTTCTGCGAGCCGTCGTTCAGTTCCACTTCCAGCACGAAGCTTTCCAGCAGCTCGTGCTCCAGCAGCGCGGCCAGGAAGCCCGGCACGGCCTGCAGGCCGTTGTGGATGGTGAACAGCAGCGAGTTGCTGCGTTCCAGGAATTCGGTGTTGCCGCCGTGCGGCTTGAACACTTGCTCGCCCTCGGTGAGGCTGACGCGCGGGTGGTTGATGTCGATGTTGATCATCAGCTCTTCGCCGCTGAGGCCGATCAGGAAAGGCTGGCGCTCGACCATCATCGGCAGGTAGGGCGCTTCCCAGCGGTCGCCGTGAAGGAACAAGTTCTCGCCTTCCTGCAGGCCGAACAGGGCGATCGATTCGAAGCCGAGGCCGTCCACGGTCTTGCGGAACACGATCGGGTAGCAGGCCTGGACGTCGCGGAACTCGGCCGGGAAGGTCGGGGCCGCCATGACGCGGTCGCCGAATTCCGCGCCACGGCGGGTGATGACGCGCACGTCGCGGTGTTCGAGGTTGTTCAGTAAAACTGGTTTAGGCATCTCTGTCTCTCGTTCTAGATTTTTTGCAAGCCGTGAAGCTTGATGTGGTTGATGAGGGCGCGGTTGTCGGGCAAGGCCCCCAGCATTTTCCGGGTGATTGCTGCAGCTTCCTGGAAATAGTTGTCGGCCATGGCGGCCTCCTGCGGCTTGGGGGCGCGGCTGAAGTCGCTGCGGAAGCCCATGCCGTACAGGATGTATTGGTAGCTGGCCGAAGGGAATACTTCCTCGATGCGGTAGAAGTCGCTGCGCGAAGGCGCGCGGTGTTGCCACAGGGTCAGCAGCTCGCGCAGGCGTTCCGGCACGGCTTCGGACGCGGTGTTGTCGCGCCAGTAGGCGGTGTCGCGGCGGCGGCTCAGCACGTAGTGCAGCTTGAGGAAATCGATCACCCGTTCCCAGCGGTAGGTGAAGGCTTGGTTGAAGCGTTTGGCGACGATGTCCATCGCTGCGCGCGAGGCCGGCAGGTCGTCGCTGACCATGGCGGCCGACATTTCAACGATGGCCAGTGCGGACGCTTCCAGCGGTTCGATGAAGCCTGCCGACAAGCCGATAGCCACGCAGTTGCGGTGCCAGAATTGCTCACGGTAGCCGGGCTGGAAGCTCAGCTTGCGCGGCTGCGGAATGTCGGCCGGGCCGCCGGTCTGGATGATGTAGGCGCGCAGTTCCGCTTCGGCCTGGTCGTCGCTGATATAGGTACTGGCGTAGACGTGGCCGACGCCGCGCCGGCTCGGCAGGCCGATGTCCCAGATCCAGCCCGCGCTTTGGGCGGTGGAGGAGGTCTGCGAGGCGATCGGGTAGTGTTCGTCCGGATAAGGGATCTGCACCGCCAGCGCCGAGTCGTTGTACAGCACGTGCTGCTGCGGGATCAGCTGGATGCCGTAGTGCTTGCCCAGCAGCAGGGACTGCATGCCGGTGCAATCGATGAATAGTTCACCTTCGAGCGCACCGTGTTGGCGCGTCTGCAGCGAGGCGATATCGCCGTCGGCGTGACTGTTGATCGCATCCACATGGTCCGGCACGTAGTGGACGCCGAGCTGCTCCAGGCAGTGCTTGCGCAGGAACACGCCGAACTTGCCGGCGTCCAGGTGGTAGCCGTAATTGGCCACGGCGGCGTATTCCGGTGTCACCACCTGCTTGGGCGCGCGCCCGTTCACGCACAGGTGGTGCTGGTAACTGACCAGGTCGGCGAACGGAATCTGTGGATGCCGGGCCTGCCAGTGCTCGGGCAGGTTGACGTCACCGTAGCCTTGCGGCAGCGAGAACGGATGGAAATAGCAGTCGGCGTCGCCGCCGTCGACCCAGCGGTTGAAGCGCGAGCCCTGCTTGAAGGAAGCGTCGCACTCGCGGAAGAAGTCCGATTCGGACACGCCGATGCGGCGCAGCGTGTCGCGCATGCTGGGCCAGGTCCCTTCGCCGACGCCGATCGGCGCCACGTCCGGCGACTCGATCAGCGTGACCTGCAGGCTGCGATGCTCTGCCGCGATCAGGCCGGCAGTCATCCAGCCGGCAGAACCGCCGCCTACGATTACGATGCGTCTCAACATGGTTTTTATTTTATTACGTAATGGGTTACACAAAGTTTAACCGAAAAAAGGCCGCTGACGGAACAGCGGCCTTTTCGTGGCGTTCTTACAACGTTTTTACGGCATCAGAACTTGTAGCGCGCGCCTAACATGTAACGCGGACCGCCCTGCGTCACCGATTCCAGCTGCTGCTTGGTGCGGCTATGCACGCGCTGGATTTCGTCGGTCAGGTTGATCGCTTCCAGCTGGAAGCTGAGCTTGTCGCTGAAGTTGTACCCGATGCTCAGGTCGACCTGACCATACGACTCGACGTATTGCGGATTCGGACCGGAACCGTCGAAGGTCGACGACAGGAACTCGCCGCGCCAGTTGTAGGCCAGGCGCGCGGTCCATTTCTTGTCTTCGTAGATGCCGACCACGTTCGACGAGTTCGACAGGCCGACCAGTGCGAATTGCTCGCCCAGCTTGGCGTTGTTGTACTTCAGGTTGGAATCGACGTAAGTGTAGTTGGTCGAGATGCCGAAGCCGCTGTTGCCGAACATGTGCTGCAGGTTCAACTCCACGCCCTTGATGCTGGCCTTCTTCTGGTTGGAGAAGGAGGTGATGCGGAAGTTGGCCACCGGATCGCCTGGCTGGCCGATGATGGTGCCGGTGGCGTTGCCGGCCGCGTCGTCCTGGCCGCGCGTCACGCCGGGGGCGGTGGCGCGGTTGCGGAAGATGTAGTTGCGGATGCAGGTGGTGTCGGCGCCCGGGCAACCGTTGGCCAGCGCTTCGTTCCACAGCGCGCCGCCGACCGGGGTGTGCAGGTTGAACGGGGTGGCGTTGACTTGCGACTGGCCGGCGTAATTCTCCAGGTTCTTGTGGAAGTAGCCGACCGAGAAGAAGTTCTGCTGACCGTAATACCATTCCCATGAGAGGTCGATGTTCTTCGACTTGACCGGTTTCAACGCCGGGTTGCCGGCCGAGCCGGTGCCGCCGTCGGTACGCACCAGCGAGTTCAAGGTAGTGCCGCCCTGGATCTGGTCGTAGCGCGGACGGCCGATGGTCTCGCCGTAGCTGAAGCGCACTTTTTGCTGCTGCGTCAACTCGATGTCGGAGTCGAAGCTAGGCAGGAAGTGGTGGTATTTGCCGGTCAAGGTGGTGAAGGTCGGCGCGCCGAAGGTGATCGGCAATTCGTTCTGCGCCACCCAGCGGATGTCCACCGCAGCCGGCACCAGTGCGGTCGAGACCACGTCGGTGGTTTCGTAGCGGCCGCCGATCGAGGTACGGATCGGGAACTTGGTGTCCCAGTCGGTGTTGAACTGGACGAAGGCGGCCTTGGATTTTTCCTCGGTGCGGGCATCGTTGTCGAAGGTCTTCTTCGGCAGGTACAGTTCCGGCAGGCCGGAGGCGGCCGCCGCCAGCTTGCGCACCTGATCGAAGTTGAAGGTGTAGAAGTTGTTGAACAGGTTGGGGCTGCCGCTGCCGTCGATCTGGTCGAAGTAGCCGCGCACGGTCTCAGGATGCCAGACGCTGCTTGGGTAGTCGGACGGCTTGGTGGCGCCGCCCCAGGTGTCGCGCTGGTTGTTGGAGAAGGCCGAGCGGTTGTCGACCTTGGTCGCGGTGGCGCCGAATTTCAGCTCCGAGGCTTCCAGCACTTTCCACGCGCCCTTGACCTGAGTCTGGTCGACCTCGCCGCGCATATAGCCGTTGGTGAACACCGAACCGGTCACTTGCTGGCCGGCCCGGGTGAAGTCCGCGCCCGCGATGCTCAGCACCGGGAAGTCCTTGCTGAAGTCGACGCTGGTGTCGCCGCGGCTGAAGCTGGCGGTGCCCAGGGTATTGCTCGAACCAAACGGGCTGTCGGCGCCGGAGGTGGCGGTCGAGCGGTGCGTGTCGAGCTCGAAGCGCAGGTCGGGGGTCGGTTTCCATACGGCGTTGAAGCCGACCGACTTGTTCTGCGTCTTGGTCGCAAAGTCCGCT is a genomic window containing:
- a CDS encoding SapC family protein, coding for MPKPVLLNNLEHRDVRVITRRGAEFGDRVMAAPTFPAEFRDVQACYPIVFRKTVDGLGFESIALFGLQEGENLFLHGDRWEAPYLPMMVERQPFLIGLSGEELMINIDINHPRVSLTEGEQVFKPHGGNTEFLERSNSLLFTIHNGLQAVPGFLAALLEHELLESFVLEVELNDGSQNQLVGLYTINEDRLQALGEDAVVKLHRAGYLQSIYLVLASLSNFRMLIDRKNATLHA
- a CDS encoding tryptophan 7-halogenase; this encodes MLRRIVIVGGGSAGWMTAGLIAAEHRSLQVTLIESPDVAPIGVGEGTWPSMRDTLRRIGVSESDFFRECDASFKQGSRFNRWVDGGDADCYFHPFSLPQGYGDVNLPEHWQARHPQIPFADLVSYQHHLCVNGRAPKQVVTPEYAAVANYGYHLDAGKFGVFLRKHCLEQLGVHYVPDHVDAINSHADGDIASLQTRQHGALEGELFIDCTGMQSLLLGKHYGIQLIPQQHVLYNDSALAVQIPYPDEHYPIASQTSSTAQSAGWIWDIGLPSRRGVGHVYASTYISDDQAEAELRAYIIQTGGPADIPQPRKLSFQPGYREQFWHRNCVAIGLSAGFIEPLEASALAIVEMSAAMVSDDLPASRAAMDIVAKRFNQAFTYRWERVIDFLKLHYVLSRRRDTAYWRDNTASEAVPERLRELLTLWQHRAPSRSDFYRIEEVFPSASYQYILYGMGFRSDFSRAPKPQEAAMADNYFQEAAAITRKMLGALPDNRALINHIKLHGLQKI
- a CDS encoding TonB-dependent receptor; this translates as MHYPKARQTLMSLAVASACAAASLPALAQEIQAKAGEDVPVQSVVVTGLRASLLSSMNLKRNSDGIVDGIVAEDIGKFPDTNLAESLQRISGVSIDRSIGEGSKITVRGVGPDFNLVLLNGRQMPTSNLGDLNGRAFDFANLASEAISQLQVFKTSRAEAPTGGIGATVNVMTARPFDRPGMHSSVGVKGVYDTSNGNLPGDVKASSSVTPEVSGIYSNTFADNTFGVAISGSYQERNLGYNTAAVSNGWKGPFRGDENSWGTIPQGNTGITNRPGPSDLYSVPQNLNYNFNGVQRQRTNAQLTLQYKPVSTLVTTLDYTYSENKIQTKRNDLSAWFNFGPSTSSWTKGPVSSPLVYTEQIANGASDIAMGAADFATKTQNKSVGFNAVWKPTPDLRFELDTHRSTATSGADSPFGSSNTLGTASFSRGDTSVDFSKDFPVLSIAGADFTRAGQQVTGSVFTNGYMRGEVDQTQVKGAWKVLEASELKFGATATKVDNRSAFSNNQRDTWGGATKPSDYPSSVWHPETVRGYFDQIDGSGSPNLFNNFYTFNFDQVRKLAAAASGLPELYLPKKTFDNDARTEEKSKAAFVQFNTDWDTKFPIRTSIGGRYETTDVVSTALVPAAVDIRWVAQNELPITFGAPTFTTLTGKYHHFLPSFDSDIELTQQQKVRFSYGETIGRPRYDQIQGGTTLNSLVRTDGGTGSAGNPALKPVKSKNIDLSWEWYYGQQNFFSVGYFHKNLENYAGQSQVNATPFNLHTPVGGALWNEALANGCPGADTTCIRNYIFRNRATAPGVTRGQDDAAGNATGTIIGQPGDPVANFRITSFSNQKKASIKGVELNLQHMFGNSGFGISTNYTYVDSNLKYNNAKLGEQFALVGLSNSSNVVGIYEDKKWTARLAYNWRGEFLSSTFDGSGPNPQYVESYGQVDLSIGYNFSDKLSFQLEAINLTDEIQRVHSRTKQQLESVTQGGPRYMLGARYKF